One Bombyx mori chromosome 28, ASM3026992v2 DNA segment encodes these proteins:
- the LOC119630762 gene encoding uncharacterized protein LOC119630762: ATQVLTGHGCFGRYLHLVARREPTPKCHHCSGCNEDTAEHTLAYCPAFAEQRRVLVAKIGPDLSLPTVVATMLGSDESWQAMLDFCESTISQKEAAERERESSSSLSAPCRRRRAGVRRRAFVQLQPL, encoded by the coding sequence gcgacgcaggtgctcacgggacacggctgtttcggtcgctacctgcacctcgtcgcccggagggagccgacgccgaagtgccaccactgcagtggctgcaacgaggacacggcggagcacacgctcgcgtactgccccgctttcgcggagcagcgccgcgtcctcgttgcaaaaataggaccggacttgtcgcttccgaccgtcgtggctacgatgctcggcagcgacgagtcctggcaggcgatgctcgacttctgcgagtccaccatctcgcagaaggaggcggcggaacgggagagggagagctcttcttccctctcggcgccgtgccgccgccgtcgagccggggttcggaggagggcgtttgtccagctccagcccctatga